Proteins found in one Triticum urartu cultivar G1812 chromosome 4, Tu2.1, whole genome shotgun sequence genomic segment:
- the LOC125550439 gene encoding putative 3,4-dihydroxy-2-butanone kinase isoform X2 gives MLTAAVSGDVFASPPVDSILAAIRAVTGTMGCLLIIKNYTGDRLNFGLAAEQAKSEGYKIEMVIVGDDCALPPPRGIAGRRGLAGTILVHKVAGAAADAGLSLADVAAEAKHASEAVGTMGVALSVCTLPGQVTSDRLGPEQIELGLGIHGEPGAAVVELQTVDVVVEHVLKQILSQETQYLPITRGSNAVLLINGLGATPVMELMIAARKAVPELQLEYGIAVDRVYTGTFMTSLDMAGLSITIMRSDENILQRLDAPTKAPAWPVGSEGNRPPAKFPVPVPPSPSMKDDEILSERQELSKQGCMLEAAIEAAAKELIDLKDNLNDWDSKVGDGDCGTTMYRGATAILEDMKTRYHLNDAAGTVNEIGSTIRKVMGGTSGILYDILCKAAYASLKQNKNITAYEWADALEASIAAVSKYGGARAGYRTMLDALIPASTVLKQSLKAGDDPVTAFIASSEAALAGAESTKQMQAKAGRSSYISPDHLVSIPDPGAMAAAAWYRAAALSVKNKLHASES, from the exons ATGTTGACAGCTGCTGTTTCTGGAGATGTTTTTGCTTCTCCACCTGTTGATTCTATTTTAGCT GCTATTCGAGCTGTAACTGGCACCATGGGATGCCTTCTGATAATAAAG AACTACACTGGTGATAGACTTAATTTTGGATTAGCTGCTGAGCAGGCAAAATCTGAAGGCTATAAGATAGAG ATGGTAATTGTTGGAGATGATTGTGCCCTTCCCCCGCCTCGGGGGATAGCTGGTAGAAGAGGTTTAGCAGGAACAATTCTTGTGCATAAG GTTGCTGGGGCTGCTGCAGATGCTGGCTTATCTCTTGCAGATGTTGCTGCAGAAGCAAAACATGCATCTGAGGCTGTTGGTACAATGGGAGTAGCACTTTCTGTTTGCACGTTGCCTGGGCAAGTGACATCTGATCGTTTAGGTCCTGAGCAAATTGAGCTTGGCCTTGGAATT CATGGAGAACCTGGTGCTGCTGTTGTTGAGCTACAGACGGTTGATGTGGTGGTCGAACATGTTCTTAAGCAGATACTATCACAG GAAACTCAGTATCTTCCTATCACAAGAGGGAGCAATGCTGTTCTCCTAATCAATGG ATTAGGTGCTACTCCTGTCATGGAGCTTATGATTGCAGCAAGAAAAGCGGTGCCTGAGTTACAGTTGGAGTATGGGATTGCTGTTGACAGAGTCTACACTGGCACATTTATGACATCACTTGATATGGCTG GACTTTCTATCACCATTATGCGATCAGATGAAAACATTTTGCAGCGACTTGACGCTCCCACTAAAGCTCCAGCTTGGCCTGTTGGTTCTGAAG GAAATCGCCCACCAGCAAAATTCCCGGTTCCAGTACCACCATCACCTTCAATGAAGGATGATGAG ATTCTTTCAGAACGCCAGGAACTAAGCAAGCAAGGCTGTATGTTGGAGGCCGCTATTGAAGCAGCTGCTAAAGAACTCATTGATCTCAAGGATAACCTAAATGATTGGGACAGTAAAGTCGGTGACGGTGACTGTGGAACTACG ATGTATAGAGGTGCAACAGCTATTCTTGAAGATATGAAAACACG TTATCATCTGAACGATGCAGCTGGAACAGTAAATGAGATTGGGTCAACAATCCGGAAGGTGATGGGTGGAACAAGTGGAATCCT GTATGACATACTCTGCAAGGCTGCATATGCAAGcttaaaacaaaacaaaaatatTACGGCATATGAAT GGGCTGATGCTTTAGAAGCCTCTATTGCTGCTGTTAGCAAATATGGTGGTGCCAGAGCAGGATATCGCACAATGTTGGATGCTCTGATTCCCGCTTCTACAGTTTTGAAACAG TCTCTTAAAGCTGGGGATGATCCGGTGACTGCATTCATCGCTTCTTCTGAAGCAGCATTAGCTGGCGCTGAATCCACTAAACAAATGCAAGCAAAG GCAGGACGGTCATCGTACATCTCTCCCGACCATCTGGTTTCAATTCCTGACCCAGGAGCAATGGCTGCAGCTGCATGGTACCGGGCCGCAGCGCTTTCGGTGAAGAACAAGCTGCATGCTTCAGAAAGCTAG
- the LOC125550439 gene encoding putative 3,4-dihydroxy-2-butanone kinase isoform X1 → MALQGKKLINNPDDVVTEFIEGLVETYPGLQYLDGFPEIKVVLRADAVGGAYDKVAVISGGGSGHEPAHAGFVGPGMLTAAVSGDVFASPPVDSILAAIRAVTGTMGCLLIIKNYTGDRLNFGLAAEQAKSEGYKIEMVIVGDDCALPPPRGIAGRRGLAGTILVHKVAGAAADAGLSLADVAAEAKHASEAVGTMGVALSVCTLPGQVTSDRLGPEQIELGLGIHGEPGAAVVELQTVDVVVEHVLKQILSQETQYLPITRGSNAVLLINGLGATPVMELMIAARKAVPELQLEYGIAVDRVYTGTFMTSLDMAGLSITIMRSDENILQRLDAPTKAPAWPVGSEGNRPPAKFPVPVPPSPSMKDDEILSERQELSKQGCMLEAAIEAAAKELIDLKDNLNDWDSKVGDGDCGTTMYRGATAILEDMKTRYHLNDAAGTVNEIGSTIRKVMGGTSGILYDILCKAAYASLKQNKNITAYEWADALEASIAAVSKYGGARAGYRTMLDALIPASTVLKQSLKAGDDPVTAFIASSEAALAGAESTKQMQAKAGRSSYISPDHLVSIPDPGAMAAAAWYRAAALSVKNKLHASES, encoded by the exons ATGGCCCTGCAGGGGAAGAAGCTCATAAACAACCCCGACG ATGTGGTGACTGAGTTCATCGAGGGGCTGGTGGAGACCTACCCGGGCCTGCAGTACCTGGACGGGTTCCCTGAG ATTAAAGTTGTTCTTCGCGCTGATGCTGTGGGCGGTGCCTATGACAAGGTTGCTGTCATCTCAG GTGGTGGAAGTGGTCATGAGCCAGCCCATGCGGGATTTGTTGGGCCAGGAATGTTGACAGCTGCTGTTTCTGGAGATGTTTTTGCTTCTCCACCTGTTGATTCTATTTTAGCT GCTATTCGAGCTGTAACTGGCACCATGGGATGCCTTCTGATAATAAAG AACTACACTGGTGATAGACTTAATTTTGGATTAGCTGCTGAGCAGGCAAAATCTGAAGGCTATAAGATAGAG ATGGTAATTGTTGGAGATGATTGTGCCCTTCCCCCGCCTCGGGGGATAGCTGGTAGAAGAGGTTTAGCAGGAACAATTCTTGTGCATAAG GTTGCTGGGGCTGCTGCAGATGCTGGCTTATCTCTTGCAGATGTTGCTGCAGAAGCAAAACATGCATCTGAGGCTGTTGGTACAATGGGAGTAGCACTTTCTGTTTGCACGTTGCCTGGGCAAGTGACATCTGATCGTTTAGGTCCTGAGCAAATTGAGCTTGGCCTTGGAATT CATGGAGAACCTGGTGCTGCTGTTGTTGAGCTACAGACGGTTGATGTGGTGGTCGAACATGTTCTTAAGCAGATACTATCACAG GAAACTCAGTATCTTCCTATCACAAGAGGGAGCAATGCTGTTCTCCTAATCAATGG ATTAGGTGCTACTCCTGTCATGGAGCTTATGATTGCAGCAAGAAAAGCGGTGCCTGAGTTACAGTTGGAGTATGGGATTGCTGTTGACAGAGTCTACACTGGCACATTTATGACATCACTTGATATGGCTG GACTTTCTATCACCATTATGCGATCAGATGAAAACATTTTGCAGCGACTTGACGCTCCCACTAAAGCTCCAGCTTGGCCTGTTGGTTCTGAAG GAAATCGCCCACCAGCAAAATTCCCGGTTCCAGTACCACCATCACCTTCAATGAAGGATGATGAG ATTCTTTCAGAACGCCAGGAACTAAGCAAGCAAGGCTGTATGTTGGAGGCCGCTATTGAAGCAGCTGCTAAAGAACTCATTGATCTCAAGGATAACCTAAATGATTGGGACAGTAAAGTCGGTGACGGTGACTGTGGAACTACG ATGTATAGAGGTGCAACAGCTATTCTTGAAGATATGAAAACACG TTATCATCTGAACGATGCAGCTGGAACAGTAAATGAGATTGGGTCAACAATCCGGAAGGTGATGGGTGGAACAAGTGGAATCCT GTATGACATACTCTGCAAGGCTGCATATGCAAGcttaaaacaaaacaaaaatatTACGGCATATGAAT GGGCTGATGCTTTAGAAGCCTCTATTGCTGCTGTTAGCAAATATGGTGGTGCCAGAGCAGGATATCGCACAATGTTGGATGCTCTGATTCCCGCTTCTACAGTTTTGAAACAG TCTCTTAAAGCTGGGGATGATCCGGTGACTGCATTCATCGCTTCTTCTGAAGCAGCATTAGCTGGCGCTGAATCCACTAAACAAATGCAAGCAAAG GCAGGACGGTCATCGTACATCTCTCCCGACCATCTGGTTTCAATTCCTGACCCAGGAGCAATGGCTGCAGCTGCATGGTACCGGGCCGCAGCGCTTTCGGTGAAGAACAAGCTGCATGCTTCAGAAAGCTAG